The proteins below come from a single Thalassotalea ponticola genomic window:
- a CDS encoding YaiI/YqxD family protein, translating into MAIWVDADACPVAIKDILFRAAERCQITLTLVANQYIKTPPSQFIKSIQVSAGFDVADNEIVRRVNANDLVITSDIPLADEVISKDAKALSPRGEMFTQANIKSRLNMRDFMDTMRASGVQTGGPPPLSASDKKAFADHLDRYLRQIQS; encoded by the coding sequence ATGGCAATTTGGGTGGATGCGGATGCTTGTCCAGTGGCTATTAAAGATATTTTATTTCGCGCCGCCGAGCGCTGCCAAATTACGCTCACGCTCGTGGCAAACCAGTACATTAAAACGCCACCGTCTCAATTTATAAAAAGCATTCAAGTAAGTGCGGGCTTTGATGTTGCCGATAATGAAATAGTGCGACGGGTAAATGCCAATGACTTAGTGATCACCAGTGATATTCCGCTTGCCGATGAGGTAATTAGTAAAGATGCCAAAGCGCTAAGCCCGCGCGGCGAGATGTTTACCCAAGCCAATATTAAAAGTCGGTTAAATATGCGTGATTTTATGGACACAATGCGTGCCAGCGGGGTGCAAACGGGTGGTCCTCCTCCCCTATCCGCCAGCGATAAAAAAGCCTTTGCTGATCATTTAGACCGTTATTTACGGCAAATTCAATCGTAG